A stretch of DNA from Paenibacillus sp. FSL W8-0186:
TTGTTGAGACAATGAGCAGCGGCTGCTTGGAGTTGATCGCGTACCTTAGTATTCCCCGGCCAACAGAAATGAGAATGATCCCTAGGATGATAATGAAGAAAATAGGAAGCGCAGTGTTCATGACGCCGAACATTTCCACCCAAGATTGCATCCTTCTCCCTCCTCGCATTAATGCCGGTAGTAGAACAATGTTAATGGTTCTTTGGTCGTCCCTGTTCTTCTCTTCTATGTATATGCCTTGGGCAGTGAAACTTGTCATAGGCCCCGTGATAAATTCCTGGGTCTAAAACAACAAACCTCCGGTTCCTGAGCCTTGAACCGAAGGTTATGCTGATCGTGCCCTTACTATAGAGTGAATACTATGCATAATAGAATTGCAGCAATTGACGAGTTTCTTCCGCGCCGGCCGCTTCTGCTTCCGGCTCATACCATCCATTTTCGGCCCAGCAGGCTTTGCAGGCTTCTTCTGTCGTACACAAATGCGCATCCTCACAATGGTAACAAAATTGCAGCAGGTTGCGGGTTACTTGATCTTGATCCGTTTTCATCTTAATCTCTCCTATTGTTTAATCTGTTAAGCATTGTTCTTCCTGAGTTAAATATATCACACACCTCCCCTCCGACAATGTGATTATTTTCACAATTGTATGAACTTTTATTTTTCTTTTGTATCCATAAAAATAAAGCCATTTATTCCCGCTGATACAGGAATAAATGGCTGCTGATTAAGCTATAATACACGCCAGCTGACGCCGCCGTCGAGGGTTTGAAGCAATAATGACCGTTTCTGATTGCTTTGCGCTACGAGCAGCCAACCGACTTCAGCTGTCGAGAATCTCACTTTGACAATCTCCGGATAATCCGTCAGGATCTTCGTCAATACTTTGCTTTCCGGCAGCAGCGTCCAGGTCTTGCCCTGATCCAGAGTGTGATACACCTTGGAGTCCCGCAACAACCACCCTTCCTCGCTGCTTATAAAAGCAGGGGCTAAAGACTCGTTTAATCCGTCCTGCCAAAACGAATTAAATGGAGCCAAATTCCACGTATCCCCATTGTCTGCCGTGAAATAGCCGTTGAATTTCGTGCTCTTCTCTTTCACACACCCGATCGGTATCCAGCCGTTTAACGGTTCTGAAGAGAAAAATGGCTCTGAAGAAAGGAATGGTTCTGTAGAAAAGAATTGCAGCTCCCCTGCCACAAATTTCTCACAGGATTTGTATTTAGCTGTAGAGAAGAAGTCCTTGACCTCAGACCAGCTGATACCGCCATTATCCGTCGTGTACAGCTTGGGAATGCCTGAGCTGATCATACTAACATAGCCATGCATCCGGTCACGGAACACCATGGAAAGCTCGCTTCCGGAGCTCGGAAGCAGATGTTCGAGAGCGGCATCCGAAGAAGAGAGGCTGCCCATGATTTTGGACCATGTCGCTCCCCCGTCTTCCGTTTGGTACAGCGTCTTTTCTTCCTTTTCCGGGTAAGATTTCGCCGCTAATATCCAGCCATGAGAATCGTCCGTGAAATAAATCGCAGCAACCTGCTCCGATCCCGGAAGAGCAGCGATTTTCCAGGTAGCTCCGCCGTCACGGGTGCGCAGCACAATCGCATCGCTTGAACCGACAGGATTGCGAACAATCCAGCCATATGTTTCGTTGTAAAAGAAAATATCACGATTGTATTTAGGATGATACGGAAATTGCACGGAAGCGGCCGGTGATATGCTTGTCCAGGTTTTGCCGCTATTCTGCGTAAGATACAGGCGCAGCTCACTGCGAGTCGCCCCCCAGGCAATGCCCGCATTCTCGCTAAGCAGATGGAAGTCAGTCAGCCTCGTCTGAATTTGATACTGCTTCCCGTCTTCTGTATTGGCGGCTGTCTGCTCCGTTAGTACCTGTGGATTCTCAATCGTAATGACTTGCCCTTCCTCAACGGGTTCATCCTGAACCGGACTTACTGTCTCGCCTTGCTGGGAGGAACATGCTGTCAGAAGCAGGCAAGAAATCAGCAGCGCTCCGGTTAATTTATACCATAAACTCAACTATCAGCACCTCGCTTACCAGGTTCAAGCTGCATTTCATATTATATCATAAGATAGAAATCATAGATTAATAGCTTCCAGTAAGGAAATTACAAGCGGGAATCCCCGGCAAAATTGACGGAGAAATGCTGCTCCGGCTTATAAACGGCAAAAGCATAACCCTTATCCGTTAAATATTGAATGATTTGCGGCAAGGTTTCGACCGTCTGCTCTTTCTCATGCATCAAAATAACCTCTACGTCCCGATGCACCTGGCGTTTGACTTCTTGCATGATTTTATCCGGCTTCCCCGTGTATTTCCAATCCTTGGAGTCTATCGTCCAATCCCACATTTTAAAGCCTGCTTTCACGATATCGTTGCGGAACTCCTTGCCAATCTGCGGTTTGCTGCCGTAGGGCGCGCGAATGAGCCAAGGAGCTGTTCCAGTTATATCCTCAACCATGCCCTGTACCTTCTTAAATTCCTTCAGGAAATTAGCAGAGCTGCCGCTGTTGTACAATATCTTTTTATTATGGGTCATGCTATGTAAACCGATGTAATTGCCCTGTTCAGATGCGGCTTTAATGGAACCCTCATAACCTTTAATCTGGTTTCCTATGACAAAAAAAGTAGCATGAATACCATGTTCGTTCAGTATGGCTACAATATCGTCAGTATACTTGCTTGGACCGTCATCAAAGGTCAGGTAAGCCACTTTAGGTTGGGCAGCTTTGGGTGCGTTGGACGGCTCGTTAGTGCCGGCTGGTGAATCTTTGCTGTTCTGCGGTTCATGGTTATTCTTCGAGGGCTGCGTGGATTCAGAATCAGGCTCGGCTTCCGTGGGAATTTGGTCTGGAAGCTGGGCTTTCTCGTTGCCTCCGGCTAATTTAGGGATAACAACTGAAGCGCTGTTCGTTTTAACAGATTTGAAATTAATTTGCGATATCCCTACGATTGCGGACATAATTAAAGCCACAGAGGATAATACTAATGCCAATAAAATAATAGGCTGTCTGAATTTTTTGCGCGGCCTTTTGCGAATTTTTTTTCTAGTTTCCATCTGGTTGTTATTCGACATCATCATGCTTATCACCATTTCCCTCTCTCCATGTGTATTACTAGAATAATATAAAAAGAGGGGTTACGTCCTTACAGAAAGGTTACCCTCTGGTTACAAAGTTCTCATTTAGAATCTGTGAAAAAACTCAAAAAATAGCAAAAGCCTGACGTATTCCATATTGAAGTCCGCAGCGTAAAGCTCAAATTTTAGCCATTAAAACTTTAGCTACATGCTTTTAATTTGAAATGATTCATGTACAATGAAATCAGGTGAATACATATTCGTCATATGTTTAGAAGGAGATGAAAAATTGACAACACAATTGCGATCTAGCCGAGTTGTTATTATTGGAACAGGTGCTGTAGGAGCGACCACGGCTTATACATTGCTCCTTCGCGAAAGCGTATCCGAGCTGGTGCTTATCGACGCCAACAAAGACAGAGCCCT
This window harbors:
- a CDS encoding YCF48-related protein, which translates into the protein MSLWYKLTGALLISCLLLTACSSQQGETVSPVQDEPVEEGQVITIENPQVLTEQTAANTEDGKQYQIQTRLTDFHLLSENAGIAWGATRSELRLYLTQNSGKTWTSISPAASVQFPYHPKYNRDIFFYNETYGWIVRNPVGSSDAIVLRTRDGGATWKIAALPGSEQVAAIYFTDDSHGWILAAKSYPEKEEKTLYQTEDGGATWSKIMGSLSSSDAALEHLLPSSGSELSMVFRDRMHGYVSMISSGIPKLYTTDNGGISWSEVKDFFSTAKYKSCEKFVAGELQFFSTEPFLSSEPFFSSEPLNGWIPIGCVKEKSTKFNGYFTADNGDTWNLAPFNSFWQDGLNESLAPAFISSEEGWLLRDSKVYHTLDQGKTWTLLPESKVLTKILTDYPEIVKVRFSTAEVGWLLVAQSNQKRSLLLQTLDGGVSWRVL
- a CDS encoding polysaccharide deacetylase family protein, with the protein product MVISMMMSNNNQMETRKKIRKRPRKKFRQPIILLALVLSSVALIMSAIVGISQINFKSVKTNSASVVIPKLAGGNEKAQLPDQIPTEAEPDSESTQPSKNNHEPQNSKDSPAGTNEPSNAPKAAQPKVAYLTFDDGPSKYTDDIVAILNEHGIHATFFVIGNQIKGYEGSIKAASEQGNYIGLHSMTHNKKILYNSGSSANFLKEFKKVQGMVEDITGTAPWLIRAPYGSKPQIGKEFRNDIVKAGFKMWDWTIDSKDWKYTGKPDKIMQEVKRQVHRDVEVILMHEKEQTVETLPQIIQYLTDKGYAFAVYKPEQHFSVNFAGDSRL